The Pangasianodon hypophthalmus isolate fPanHyp1 chromosome 20, fPanHyp1.pri, whole genome shotgun sequence genomic sequence AAAGTTTATGAGGCTAGAGCTAATAAAGCTAGTATGCTAGCTGGCTATCTGTTACTCATGCCAACTTTCACTTTGGGTTATAAATGCTAGAGaatttgtgtgtattgttattAATTCACAGCTTTTAATTACAATTAAGAATtcaatttttgtgtgtttcataCCGGAAgctttaaatattgtaaacagGTTTTTAGTTTAGTGTTTAGCTCGCTAGGTAATGAAGCAGTCTGGCGGAGTCACAAATGGCTTCCTCGTGGACgagtagtgcactatgtagggtgcaAAAGAATTACTCTTTATTGTATGAAGTGGGATTGTATAGggacgtttttttttgtttttttttcgggattatattaataattgtctgtattaatatgtttaaattagtttaaatcGCCTTAACGCTTTTTTTATTCGACAGATAAGCAACCTTCAATTAAATGAAAAGGAAGACAAACCAAAAGCAGAGGAAAATGGTAAATGAATAgcacttttttcccctatatataatatttgtaattttgaaATTTGTTTGTTAAAAGTTTACTTAATGTTATgatttatttagcaattttgtttaaaaaaaaattataaaaactaTACAACTTTTCCAAATGATATTGTAGTCTTTTTCTCTAAATGATGGTCCCACCACATGATTAAATCCAGTTCTCTTGATTTGAATTAGGAGCCAAGGccgagggagaaggagagaagactgaggaggaagaaaaaggtCAGCTTTTATCCCTCCGTTCATCACTATACACTTGAATACTACTGTCTTGCACTGATCTCTATGTGAGCATTTATACtgagtgtatattttacttctgaatGTGATGTTTGGCTTGTAGAGGACAAAGCGGCTCAGTCACTGTTGAACAAGTTGATACGAAGCAATTTAGTGAACACCACCAACCAAGTGGAAGTTCTTCAGAGGGATCCGAACTCTCCGCTTTACTCGGTCAAGTCATTTGAGGAGCTGCGATTGTGAGTTGGCGTTTGTGCAGAGGTTAAGAATTTACATCAGTGTTCTCCTttgtattgatgtgtgtgtaactgtgctTGTAGGAAACCTCAGCTACTTCAAGGTGTTTATGCCATGGGCTTCAACAGACCCTCCAAAATCCAGGAGAATGCCTTGCCCATGATGCTTGCAGAACCGTAAGTGACTTAAGCACCTAAATGATCAATAATTAGTTCAGTGAACAATTCGTTGTTGGTTAATTACACAGTCCAGAATGAGCTTCCAAGTGGATTGTAGTGAAATTATTCAACAGTTGCAACTTGCTATCTAAAGGAAACATCCTGAGAATTGTAAGACTGGTATTGGAGAATAATTATTAAtctaattataatataatgtatatatttatcttCAAAGTGTATACTACTGTGTATATATTCACGGTCATGTTTATTTCAAGGAACCCATACTGAGCTAAAATCAAACTGTGTTAAAATAGGTGTTTGGAATTAAATTAGTTTGGCACATTTGTGGTTGTAACAGTAGGCTTTACACTGATGCCAGCTGAGGAAAAGTGTTTTCTGGAAGCCACAGCATGTTCAGATGGCAGTGCTCCAAGAGCTGAGCAACGTTGCCATCGTATCAATAGCTTGATTAAATTGTCATTATACTACATTCTACAGTACTTTTGCTGGAACCTGAATACTACAGTAGGTGTTGTGAATCTTATAAATgtcatgggattttttttttttaatttttttttttttttttggcatttcacTCAACCGTAAATGCTTCATCAGATTTAATTTCTCTAGAGTGTCAAAGATCCAGTAATACAATTCAAAATCGGTCCTTACTAAGCCATTTCATTCCTTTGGCAATAGAGCTAATCTTGTAAAACTGGCCACTACacttcaactttattaaaaacGTCCACACTAAAGTCACAGcgtatttcctctttttttatatttccagCCCACAGAATCTTATAGCGCAGTCTCAGTCGGGTACGGGTAAAACTGCCGCCTTCGTCCTGGCCATGCTCAGTCACGTGGATCCCAACAACAGATGGCCTCAGGTATGTCCCACGTCTTCCTTTACATCATCACGTAGGGAAACACAATCAGTTTGTTTAAACACAACCCAAAATCAGACCCGAGCTCTTGTGAAGaaaattttattgtgttttacaCACATGTATATTGACAATAAAGGCTGACCTTTAtgctttcttttattcattaaaaaaaaaataatggtgtCCAGTCTGGCAGTCCCTGTCTCCAGTCGTGGCAGGGGACACGCAGACTAGACGCAGATTAACAGCCATCCAGTAAAGGGGACGTTTCCCAAGGAGGTCTTGGTCCTAAAGGCAGGATGGGAcactcatttaaaatatttaaatatatttaaaaaaaaaaaaaaaaaaaaagtacaaacttCAACAATGAGTGGACTAATGATACAGAAGTATTACCTACTCCTACACCATTTTTTTCCCGCTTTTATATTTGAgtgcttattttaaaaattaacatttataacattatatttaacaCATAATATTAATGTCCTGCTTGCAACATGGATAATGTCATAACTCCTAATGAAAACCTCAACTGATCTTAGCGTCTCTGTTGAAGATTGGTATCTGTTATAGAAATAACTAATGTTAACAGACTGACTGATgataaacagtgtgtgaaagGGGCAAAGCCACAGTGAGAGCGAGAAAGGGACATAATGTGTAGCATGCTCCCCAGTATCATGAAAGAAGAATTTTGattgtttcacatttttcatctttcatttttgcCTTTCCcttcctgttttctgtttgtctcGTAGTGCCTGTGTGTGTCGCCTACATACGAGCTCGCCCTCCAGACGGGCAAGGTCATCGAGCAGATGGGCAAATTTTACCCTGAAGTCCAGTTGGTGTATGCAATCCGAGGAAACAAATGTgagcattttatatttatcagGCCATGTGCATGTTGCATGTTGCATGTTTATACTTCTATCAGTAATGAACTACTTCCAAGTATCCTTTGTTCCaaagtatttttattgaatattttgtcAAACATGCAACATATAATAgacatctttttcatttttaaaacaacatcCCTATTCACAACAATTCCCCCTGTTgcacaattatacatttaagctttctaatatgaaaaaaataaaaataaataaaaattctattcCTCTGAGGTAACTGAGGGGTCCATCTTCTTTATCTGATCTAAAACATGTTGGTACAGCCTCTTATAGTGTGCCGTATTTTTTCTAaggccatataatgtattaaGTCCTTAAGCCATTGCTTGAAGGTTGGAAGGGATTTTTCTACTTCCAAGTATCCTTTAAGAGCTTGTACAGATATGCAAGTTATAGTGAAACTATAGTGTAGAGTGAATTAGGGCTTTAATATGATAAACAGATTCTGTGTAATGATGTGTTAATGATGTTTTGTATACGAAACCTGCTAATATGACATCTCTGTTTGTGCAGTGGAGAGAGGGGTGAAGCTCCAGGAGCAGATTGTGATCGGCACCCCAGGCACAGTCCTGGACTGGTGCCAAAAGCTCAAATTCATCGACCCAAAGAAAATTAAAGTGTTTGTTCTGGACGAGGCAGACGTCATGATCGCCACACAGGGTCACCAGGACCAAAGTATTCGCATCCAGAGGTGTGTATGCTCTCACTTTATCTGTACATTTGGAAGGGTGAATTATAAGGTGGTGAAATATTCTGTATTGATGCACAAAATATCTTGCATTCTGGATATGGATTTACTGTCTTGACTAAATTAGCAACCGTTCCACACAAGTGGAAATGCATTAAAAGCAGCAGATGGTTCAGAGTGGTTTAAACTGCTATAAGGTGCATAAAGAATTCTTTTTGAATAATTATAGCACTCTGAATTGAAATCTAATTGACTCATGAGGTGCCTAGAGTTTTCCAACCATAACCCACAATGTGTTAATTTGAAACTAATGTGCAATTTCTCTTCTCCCATTTATTTTCCAGGATGTTGCCCAAAACCTGCCAGATGCTCTTGTTCTCGGCCACATTCGAGGAGTCTGTGTGGAACTTCGCCAAGCGGATCATCCCCGACCCAAACATCATCAAACTGAAAAGGGAGGAGGAGACGCTGGACACCATTAAGCAGTACTACGTGATGTGCAACAGCAGGGAGGAGAAGTTCCACGCCCTGTGTAACATCTACGGTGCCATCACTATCGCACAGGCCATGATCTTCTGTCATGTACGATCAGAAACTATCCTCTCAGCTGGATGGTATCCGTCTAGTTCGTTTAGACTGAAAGTGTGAATTCTGCCTCTGTTTGTTTACAGACCAGGAAAACAGCGGGGTGGCTAGCAGGAGAGCTGTCTAGGGAGGGCCACCAGGTGGCGCTACTCAGTGGAGAGATGCAGGTGGAACAGAGAGCGGCTGTGATCGAGCGTTTCCGCAACGGCAAAGAGAAAGTCCTGGTCACTACAAACGTCTGTGCCAGAGGTGACGGCCAAATTTGAACTAAACGTTCTAGAAGAGTAATGAAATACTTTACCTGTTTTAACAATCCACTTTGAACATAAGCCCTTAGTTCAGCATATATAGTTTATTCAACATCAGCCATCATGGGTTTGTGTGAtcaacagaatgtttaaagaaaacTGGACAGAGAAGGGCAATAGAAAAAATGTGAAGCACCACtatgaaataaacattgatATGTAGCCATGGAGACACTTAGCTATCAGTAATTAGTGTTAAAAGGAAACTtatcaccattcagtcatgtttgtTGCTTATCTGAATCTTTGTAAGCAAGAAACTGTATGTAACCGGATCTTTAAGATGGTCTCTGGTGCGGAGTAGGAGGATGCTTTCCTTAGCTATAGcggctgaaaaaataaacagcgGAGAAAGTGCATTTGTGGTGTGCATGATGGTGTGAACATAGCCTTAATCATCTCATCTTTTTGAATTACAGGTATCGATGTGGAGCAGGTCTCTGTGGTTATTAATTTCGATTTACCCGTGGACAAGGATGGAAACCCTGACAATGAGACGTACCTGCACCGGATCGGGCGCACAGGGAGATTTGGCAAGAGAGGGCTGGCAATCAACATGGTGGACAGCAGGTTTAGCATGAACGTTCTCAATCGCATTCAGGAGCATTTCAGTAAGTTAAACCTGTTTACTGAGCCTAATAAACCCTGTCGTAAATGAAGCacggtttttttttattatttatttatttatttcccagactaaagaaatatagaaatgtggtgatatttaatgttttttgtccATTTGAATTGCTTTGAATAATTTAaacctgcgttcacactagcacCGACACAGTGACAGGTAACCGTCTTCAAGTGAAGACACAGAGGCAGAGTGACtagatttttttcagttttatgcaaatgaggtatGACGCTGTAAAGCGACAAATGCAAATGATTTGCTCTAGTGAATTCCTCTGACTAATCCTACAGCACGAGTTGTCTGTTGTTCCCAGACGTCACtacttttacagttttatttccaGTCAGTCCCATTTGGTGTTCAAAAATAGAAACATAGAATTaactacaacattaaatacattttattctaTTAAGATTTTGTACATTTTCGCTACTACTGTATCGTACCATAACCTAAATGTGAtgcacaggccacgcccacaagagacaaactgcaATTGTGAACACAGATTTTACTAAACCAGGCTTTTATATCAAATCATCCAACATTTTACCCAAAGAAGCTGatattcaaaatgtttttttccccacagataAGAAA encodes the following:
- the ddx19b gene encoding ATP-dependent RNA helicase DDX19B, coding for MATDSWAQAVDQQEAAAESISNLQLNEKEDKPKAEENGAKAEGEGEKTEEEEKEDKAAQSLLNKLIRSNLVNTTNQVEVLQRDPNSPLYSVKSFEELRLKPQLLQGVYAMGFNRPSKIQENALPMMLAEPPQNLIAQSQSGTGKTAAFVLAMLSHVDPNNRWPQCLCVSPTYELALQTGKVIEQMGKFYPEVQLVYAIRGNKLERGVKLQEQIVIGTPGTVLDWCQKLKFIDPKKIKVFVLDEADVMIATQGHQDQSIRIQRMLPKTCQMLLFSATFEESVWNFAKRIIPDPNIIKLKREEETLDTIKQYYVMCNSREEKFHALCNIYGAITIAQAMIFCHTRKTAGWLAGELSREGHQVALLSGEMQVEQRAAVIERFRNGKEKVLVTTNVCARGIDVEQVSVVINFDLPVDKDGNPDNETYLHRIGRTGRFGKRGLAINMVDSRFSMNVLNRIQEHFNKKIEKLDTDDLDEIEKIAN